In one Balaenoptera musculus isolate JJ_BM4_2016_0621 chromosome 2, mBalMus1.pri.v3, whole genome shotgun sequence genomic region, the following are encoded:
- the LOC118890522 gene encoding granzyme H-like — translation MQPLLLLMAFLLPPGLGLPFLSEEIIGGHEAKPHSRPYMVFVQSLDKESWKRCSGVLVQKDFVLTAAHCRGSLINITLGAHNIKKQERTQQMIPVRRAIPHPDYSPKNYSNDIMLLQLERKAKRTAAVRPLSLPRGKARVKPGKACSVAGWGQVAVGTPTTTLQEAELTVQEDPVCKSLFPGYYSQATQICVGDPRKVKAAFKGDSGGPLMCKKVVQGIFSYGKVNGKSPGVFTKVSHFLSWIKRTMKRL, via the exons ATGCAGCCTCTCCTGCTCCTAATGGCCTTTCTTCTGCCCCCCGGGCTGGGACTG CCTTTTCTTTCAGAGGAGATCATCGGGGGCCACGAGGCCAAGCCCCACTCCCGCCCCTACATGGTGTTTGTTCAGTCTCTGGATAAGGAGAGTTGGAAGAGGTGCAGCGGTGTCCTCGTGCAAAAGGACTTTGTTCTGACGGCTGCTCACTGCAGAGGAAG TTTAATCAACATCACCCTGGGGGCCCACAACATCAAGAAACAGGAGAGGACCCAGCAGATGATCCCAGTGAGACGAGCCATCCCCCACCCAGACTACAGTCCTAAGAACTACTCCAATGACATCATGTTACTGCAG CTGGAGAGAAAGGCCAAGAGGACTGCAGCCGTGAGACCCCTCAGCCTGCCCAGGGGCAAGGCCCGGGTGAAGCCAGGAAAGGCGTGCAGTGTGGCCGGCTGGGGGCAGGTGGCTGTGGGCACTCCAACCACCACCCTGCAGGAGGCAGAGCTGACGGTGCAGGAGGATCCAGTGTGCAAATCCCTCTTCCCCGGCTATTACAGCCAGGCCACCCAGATTTGCGTGGGGGACCCGAGGAAGGTGAAGGCTGCCTTCAAG GGTGACTCCGGCGGGCCCCTCATGTGCAAAAAAGTGGTCCAGGGTATTTTCTCCTATGGAAAAGTGAACGGGAAATCTCCAGGAGTCTTCACCAAGGTCTCACACTTCCTGTCCTGGATAAAGAGAACAATGAAGCGCCTCTAA